The following coding sequences are from one Prochlorococcus marinus CUG1438 window:
- the lexA gene encoding repressor LexA, which produces MVNYSDEKLTEAQNELYQWIKDYVSNFKHSPSIRQMMSAMGLKSPAPIQSRLKHLQDKGFISWQEGKARTLKLVDEIIEGIPIKGSVAAGGLIETFSDVQENLDITEVFKKKDIFALNVNGDSMIDACIADGDMVLMEPIRDSYSIKNGTIVSALVPGLGSTLKYFFKRGGKVFLEAANPAYEPIDITNIEEILFQGKLLAVWRKV; this is translated from the coding sequence TTGGTTAATTATTCAGACGAAAAACTTACTGAGGCTCAAAATGAGCTTTATCAGTGGATAAAAGATTATGTAAGTAATTTTAAGCATAGCCCTTCAATAAGGCAAATGATGAGCGCTATGGGTTTAAAATCACCAGCACCAATTCAAAGTAGGCTTAAACATCTGCAAGATAAGGGCTTTATTTCTTGGCAGGAAGGCAAAGCGAGGACTCTTAAATTAGTTGATGAGATTATTGAAGGTATTCCAATTAAAGGATCTGTAGCCGCAGGGGGGTTAATTGAAACCTTTTCAGATGTTCAAGAAAATCTTGACATTACAGAAGTCTTTAAGAAAAAGGATATTTTTGCACTTAATGTTAATGGAGATTCAATGATTGATGCATGTATAGCTGATGGAGATATGGTATTGATGGAACCTATAAGAGATTCTTATTCTATTAAAAATGGAACAATTGTAAGTGCGTTGGTTCCAGGCTTGGGTTCAACATTAAAGTACTTTTTTAAAAGGGGGGGTAAAGTATTTCTGGAGGCGGCTAATCCAGCTTATGAACCTATCGATATTACTAATATAGAAGAAATTCTCTTCCAAGGAAAACTTTTAGCAGTTTGGCGAAAAGTTTAG
- the ftsH gene encoding ATP-dependent zinc metalloprotease FtsH yields the protein MPIRQDDNQPSKRFGIINIILIGVGALLLFSSLFPNQNMQIPRVPYSLFIDQVNDGEVKRAYITQEQIRYELKGAEEGSPSVLATTPIFDMDLPQRLENKGVEFAAAPPKKPNFFSTILSWVVPPLIFILVLQFFARRSMGGGGAQGALSFTKSKAKVYVPDDESKVTFADVAGVDEAKDELTEIVDFLKKPERYTDIGARIPKGVLLVGPPGTGKTLLSKAVAGEAEVPFFIISGSEFVELFVGAGAARVRDLFEQAKKKAPCIIFIDELDAIGKSRSGSMGVVGGNDEREQTLNQLLTEMDGFASADKPVIVLAATNQPEVLDAALLRPGRFDRQVLVDRPDLSGRKTILEIYTKKVKLAESIDLESIAQATSGFAGADLANMVNEAALLAARAKRKSVEQQDLSEAIERVVAGLEKKSRVLQDEEKKVVAYHEVGHAIVGHLMPGGSKVAKISIVPRGMSALGYTLQLPTEERFLNSKEELKGQIATLLGGRSAEEVVFGKITTGASNDLQRATDIAEQMVGTFGMSEILGPLAYDKQGGGQFLGNGNNPRRSVSDATAQAIDKEVRDLVDDAHETALNILRNNLHLLESISQKILKEEVIEGEDLKNLLAESKMPA from the coding sequence ATGCCAATAAGACAAGACGATAATCAACCTAGTAAAAGATTTGGAATTATAAATATTATTTTGATAGGTGTCGGAGCATTACTTCTATTTAGTAGCCTTTTTCCTAATCAAAACATGCAAATACCGAGAGTCCCCTACTCTTTATTTATAGATCAGGTTAATGATGGAGAGGTCAAGAGAGCTTATATTACTCAAGAACAAATTAGATATGAACTTAAAGGAGCTGAAGAAGGTTCCCCATCTGTTTTAGCCACAACTCCAATCTTTGATATGGATCTTCCCCAAAGGTTAGAAAATAAAGGAGTAGAATTCGCTGCTGCGCCCCCTAAAAAACCTAACTTCTTCTCAACTATTCTAAGCTGGGTGGTACCTCCTTTGATATTCATCCTTGTTTTGCAATTCTTTGCAAGAAGAAGTATGGGAGGAGGAGGTGCTCAAGGTGCTTTAAGTTTTACCAAAAGTAAAGCAAAAGTTTATGTCCCAGATGACGAATCAAAAGTTACTTTCGCTGATGTTGCAGGAGTTGACGAGGCTAAAGATGAGTTAACAGAAATAGTTGATTTTTTAAAAAAACCTGAAAGATATACAGATATTGGAGCAAGAATTCCCAAAGGTGTTCTTTTGGTCGGTCCTCCTGGAACTGGAAAAACTCTTCTATCTAAAGCAGTTGCAGGCGAAGCAGAAGTTCCTTTCTTTATTATTTCTGGATCAGAATTTGTAGAACTTTTTGTAGGAGCTGGTGCTGCGAGAGTAAGAGACTTATTCGAACAGGCTAAGAAGAAAGCACCATGTATTATTTTTATTGATGAATTAGACGCAATTGGTAAAAGTCGTTCTGGTTCAATGGGGGTAGTTGGCGGTAATGATGAAAGAGAACAAACTTTAAACCAACTTCTCACGGAAATGGATGGATTTGCTTCTGCAGATAAGCCAGTTATAGTTCTTGCGGCAACCAACCAACCAGAAGTCTTAGATGCTGCTTTACTAAGGCCAGGAAGATTCGACAGACAAGTTTTGGTAGATAGACCTGATTTATCAGGAAGAAAAACAATTCTTGAAATATACACAAAAAAGGTAAAACTAGCAGAATCTATTGATTTAGAGTCTATAGCTCAAGCTACTAGTGGGTTTGCAGGTGCAGATCTAGCAAATATGGTTAATGAAGCGGCTTTGCTTGCTGCAAGAGCAAAAAGAAAAAGTGTTGAACAACAAGACCTTAGCGAAGCTATAGAGAGAGTTGTTGCTGGTCTTGAGAAAAAAAGTAGAGTACTTCAAGATGAAGAGAAGAAGGTTGTTGCGTACCATGAGGTTGGTCATGCAATTGTTGGACATCTTATGCCAGGAGGTTCGAAAGTTGCTAAAATTTCAATTGTCCCAAGGGGTATGAGTGCACTAGGTTATACACTACAACTTCCCACAGAAGAAAGATTTCTTAACTCTAAAGAGGAATTAAAAGGACAAATAGCAACACTTCTTGGGGGTAGATCAGCGGAAGAAGTGGTTTTTGGTAAAATCACAACTGGAGCTTCTAACGATCTCCAAAGAGCAACTGATATTGCGGAACAAATGGTTGGTACCTTTGGAATGAGCGAGATTTTAGGCCCTCTAGCCTATGATAAACAAGGAGGCGGGCAATTCTTAGGTAATGGGAATAACCCAAGACGATCAGTAAGTGATGCTACTGCTCAAGCTATAGACAAAGAAGTCAGGGATTTAGTAGATGATGCTCACGAGACAGCTTTAAATATTTTGAGGAATAATTTGCATTTATTAGAATCAATTTCTCAAAAAATACTCAAAGAAGAAGTCATAGAAGGTGAGGATCTTAAAAATCTCTTAGCTGAAAGTAAAATGCCTGCATAG
- the ribD gene encoding bifunctional diaminohydroxyphosphoribosylaminopyrimidine deaminase/5-amino-6-(5-phosphoribosylamino)uracil reductase RibD — protein sequence MSKKNVSHIKWMKRAICLASLGKNTTSPNPKVGAVILDKNGKLISEGFHLKAGMPHAEAMAFENLKDDPRGGSMYVNLEPCCHQGKTPPCVDAVISSGIKYIYISIKDPDKRVSGKGIELLKAAGIKVHLGICEKESLDLNKSFIHRITTERTYGVLKWAMSIDGRIALQNGQSKWITNQESRSLVHKYRSEFDAIIIGGNTLRKDSPILTTRGHKSPEPLRVVFTKTLDLPKKSNLWDCSVAKTLVVYDASSANEQYLNRIPKCVEVEKLPSDNPELLSKLLAKRGCNKALWECGPLLATSAIKASCIQEIKAFIAPNILGGENSMNPLGDFEFKDMDEVIKLRDSEVTFIGNDICVQTYLKN from the coding sequence ATGTCTAAAAAAAATGTAAGCCATATAAAATGGATGAAAAGAGCTATTTGTTTAGCATCATTGGGAAAAAATACAACAAGCCCGAATCCCAAAGTGGGAGCTGTAATTCTCGATAAAAATGGAAAACTTATTTCAGAGGGATTCCATTTAAAAGCAGGAATGCCGCATGCGGAAGCAATGGCTTTTGAAAATTTAAAAGATGATCCTAGAGGTGGATCAATGTACGTCAATCTAGAGCCTTGTTGTCACCAAGGTAAAACTCCTCCTTGCGTAGATGCAGTTATTTCTTCAGGTATTAAATACATATATATATCTATCAAAGACCCTGATAAAAGAGTTTCGGGGAAAGGTATTGAGCTGCTTAAAGCAGCTGGGATTAAGGTTCATTTAGGAATATGTGAAAAAGAATCTTTAGATTTAAATAAGTCATTTATTCATAGGATTACTACTGAACGCACTTATGGAGTTTTAAAATGGGCAATGAGTATTGATGGACGGATAGCTCTTCAAAATGGACAAAGTAAATGGATAACAAACCAAGAATCCAGATCACTTGTTCATAAATATCGATCTGAATTTGATGCAATAATTATTGGTGGAAATACATTAAGAAAAGATTCGCCGATTTTGACTACTAGAGGTCATAAAAGTCCTGAACCATTAAGAGTTGTCTTCACTAAGACTTTAGATCTGCCAAAGAAATCAAATCTGTGGGATTGTAGTGTAGCTAAAACTCTAGTTGTCTATGATGCCTCCTCTGCAAATGAGCAATATCTTAATAGGATTCCAAAATGTGTTGAGGTTGAAAAGTTACCCTCAGATAACCCAGAATTACTCTCCAAATTATTAGCTAAAAGAGGATGTAATAAAGCTCTTTGGGAATGTGGACCTCTTTTGGCTACTTCAGCTATCAAAGCAAGTTGTATTCAGGAGATAAAGGCTTTTATCGCGCCAAACATTCTAGGAGGAGAAAACTCTATGAATCCACTTGGGGATTTTGAATTTAAAGATATGGATGAAGTTATTAAATTAAGAGATTCTGAGGTTACTTTTATTGGCAATGATATTTGCGTTCAGACTTATTTAAAAAATTAA
- a CDS encoding nucleotide sugar dehydrogenase — MSNKKKLNHFPDKNKCTIAVIGLGYVGLPLAIELAKKKDCYITGDFLDRKIIGFDINQDRLEELKKGIDKTNEISNKVLSNIKFHDLTSDIFSLSTADVFIISVPTPINDLKEPDLDPLKKACLTVGKALKIKQRNLNKKEKKVLPIIIFESTVFPGTTEEICIPIIKKQLDLKIGSEENILDFAFGYSPERINPGDKKHTLVDIKKITSGNTLESSNWIKNLYGSIIKAGIYQANSIRVAEAAKIIENTQRDINIALVNEFAIIFKLMGIDTLDVIDAASSKWNFLPFKPGLVGGHCIGVDPYYLTYKAKLLGYCPEIVLAGRKINDNMGKWVTEQVILEIFRRGINIDKAEILILGITFKENCSDIRNTKVIDIIKNFQKYKTNLTVVDPLADCKEFMKTYGIKVSNEVPINIKYNVVICTVAHQEYLKLEKNDWEEIIDHNGFFFDLKGFLPRELDILRP; from the coding sequence ATGTCTAATAAAAAAAAATTAAACCATTTCCCTGATAAAAATAAATGTACAATAGCTGTTATTGGCTTAGGTTATGTAGGGCTTCCTTTGGCAATTGAATTGGCCAAGAAAAAAGACTGCTATATAACTGGAGACTTTCTAGATAGAAAAATAATAGGTTTTGATATTAATCAAGATCGATTAGAGGAATTAAAGAAAGGAATTGATAAAACAAATGAGATTTCTAATAAAGTTCTTTCAAATATAAAATTCCACGATTTGACTTCAGATATATTCTCTCTATCAACTGCCGATGTATTTATTATTTCTGTACCAACTCCAATTAATGATTTGAAAGAGCCTGATTTGGATCCCTTAAAGAAAGCGTGCCTTACTGTTGGTAAAGCATTAAAAATCAAGCAACGCAATTTAAATAAAAAAGAAAAAAAAGTATTACCTATCATAATATTTGAGAGTACAGTTTTTCCTGGGACTACAGAAGAAATTTGTATTCCTATCATTAAAAAACAGTTAGACCTAAAAATTGGTTCCGAAGAAAATATCCTAGACTTTGCTTTTGGATACAGCCCTGAAAGAATAAATCCTGGTGACAAAAAACATACTTTAGTAGATATCAAAAAAATCACTAGCGGTAATACTCTTGAATCTTCAAATTGGATAAAAAATCTCTATGGGTCAATAATTAAAGCAGGAATATATCAAGCCAATAGTATTAGAGTTGCTGAAGCAGCCAAAATTATTGAGAATACTCAAAGAGATATAAATATTGCTTTAGTAAACGAATTTGCAATTATTTTCAAATTAATGGGAATAGATACTTTAGATGTTATTGATGCAGCTTCAAGTAAATGGAATTTTCTTCCATTTAAACCTGGTTTAGTAGGAGGACATTGTATAGGGGTAGATCCTTATTATTTGACTTATAAAGCCAAATTATTAGGTTATTGTCCAGAAATTGTATTGGCCGGAAGAAAAATTAATGACAATATGGGTAAATGGGTTACTGAACAAGTAATACTTGAAATCTTCAGAAGGGGTATAAATATCGACAAGGCTGAAATTCTTATTCTTGGAATAACTTTTAAGGAGAATTGTTCCGATATAAGAAACACAAAAGTTATAGATATAATTAAAAATTTTCAAAAATACAAAACAAACCTAACAGTTGTAGACCCTCTTGCTGACTGCAAAGAATTCATGAAAACTTATGGAATTAAAGTCTCAAATGAAGTACCAATTAATATCAAATATAATGTTGTAATTTGCACCGTAGCACATCAAGAATATCTTAAATTAGAAAAAAATGATTGGGAAGAAATTATCGATCATAATGGCTTCTTTTTTGACTTGAAGGGTTTTTTACCAAGAGAATTAGATATTCTTCGCCCTTAA
- the argF gene encoding ornithine carbamoyltransferase, with protein MLKPNKLVNPNFLSSLDASTEEVFYLLSLAEKFKNKDLNIELKDKVLGLIFDKSSTRTRVSFQVAMSRLGGTTIDLNPTTSQIGRGEPIKDTARVLSRYCDVIAIRTFQHSDLEEYAKWSSKPVINALTDLEHPCQALADFMTIKEEFIDLSNVVLTFIGDGNNVANSLILCGALVGAEVRIACPKGYEPNNDVIKRALEINKNKKDSLKIINDPYKAVIGSNVLYTDVWSSMGEENQKEEKDKDFEGFTINHDLLKKATKDAIVLHCLPAYREKEITSEIFESKNNRIFEQAENRLHIQQALLASLLA; from the coding sequence ATGCTAAAACCAAACAAGCTGGTTAATCCAAATTTTTTATCAAGTTTGGATGCCTCAACGGAAGAAGTTTTTTATTTATTGAGCCTTGCGGAAAAATTTAAAAATAAAGATCTTAATATTGAACTAAAAGATAAAGTTTTAGGTCTAATTTTTGATAAGTCTTCTACTAGAACCAGAGTTAGTTTTCAAGTTGCTATGTCAAGACTTGGTGGTACAACTATTGATTTAAATCCAACTACCTCTCAAATTGGTAGAGGCGAGCCCATAAAAGATACTGCAAGAGTTCTAAGCAGGTATTGTGACGTGATAGCGATAAGAACTTTTCAGCATTCAGATTTAGAAGAGTATGCGAAGTGGTCCTCTAAACCTGTTATAAATGCCCTCACCGATTTGGAACATCCTTGTCAAGCTTTGGCAGACTTTATGACAATTAAAGAGGAATTTATTGATCTTAGTAATGTAGTTTTAACATTTATTGGTGATGGTAATAATGTTGCAAATTCCCTTATTTTATGTGGAGCTTTAGTAGGAGCGGAAGTGAGAATTGCTTGCCCAAAAGGATACGAACCAAATAATGATGTTATAAAAAGAGCTTTAGAGATAAATAAAAATAAAAAAGATTCTTTAAAAATTATCAATGACCCTTATAAAGCTGTAATTGGATCAAATGTCTTGTACACAGACGTTTGGTCTTCAATGGGTGAAGAAAATCAGAAAGAAGAAAAAGATAAAGATTTTGAGGGCTTTACTATTAATCATGATTTATTGAAGAAAGCTACAAAAGATGCAATTGTTTTACATTGTCTTCCAGCGTATAGAGAAAAAGAAATAACGAGTGAAATATTTGAAAGTAAGAATAATCGTATTTTCGAACAAGCAGAAAATAGACTTCATATTCAACAAGCTCTATTGGCTTCCCTTCTTGCTTAG
- a CDS encoding glycosyltransferase family 4 protein, which produces MINFSKKYPKLFYAGARQGDKGGPMVKIQKLNNFFPEHRFNFNIIYLLSNSIYLNNSAINLIKKKSLPVILNQNGVFYPAWFEGDWQKQNLRMSKIYHLADYVLWQSYFCKRTSEKFLGKRMGKGEVLYNAVDTSFFVPTKDSNNSRFTFLVTGNIRKKSNYRITSLLYALKETLRENKNICLKIAGYIEDEKYLFSKINELNLSEHINFLKNFTQKDAPKIYQQADAYITMSYQDNCPTAVIEAMACGLPILYSKSGGTPELVDKNSGVGLKVSGNWKKNKVPGKYEISNGMKEIIENKINMSEASRIRATEFFDIKKWILRHNSIFEESLEKI; this is translated from the coding sequence TTGATAAATTTTTCAAAAAAGTACCCTAAATTATTCTACGCAGGAGCAAGGCAAGGTGATAAAGGAGGACCAATGGTAAAAATACAAAAATTAAATAATTTTTTCCCAGAACATAGATTTAATTTCAACATAATTTACCTTTTATCAAATTCAATTTACTTAAATAATTCCGCGATTAATTTAATCAAGAAGAAATCATTGCCTGTGATTCTTAATCAAAATGGGGTTTTTTATCCTGCATGGTTTGAAGGTGATTGGCAGAAACAAAATCTTAGAATGTCCAAAATATATCACCTTGCTGACTATGTATTATGGCAATCATATTTCTGCAAAAGGACTTCCGAAAAGTTCCTCGGCAAAAGAATGGGTAAAGGAGAAGTTTTATATAATGCAGTTGATACATCCTTTTTTGTTCCTACGAAGGATTCTAATAATTCGCGTTTCACATTTTTAGTTACAGGTAATATCAGGAAAAAAAGTAATTATCGTATTACATCTCTTCTATATGCTTTGAAAGAAACATTAAGGGAAAACAAAAATATATGTCTTAAAATTGCAGGATATATTGAAGATGAGAAATATTTATTTTCTAAAATAAATGAGCTTAATTTATCAGAACATATTAATTTTCTAAAAAACTTTACACAAAAAGATGCTCCTAAAATTTACCAACAGGCAGATGCATATATAACCATGTCTTATCAAGATAATTGTCCTACTGCAGTGATAGAAGCAATGGCTTGTGGATTGCCAATTTTATATTCAAAAAGCGGAGGCACCCCAGAATTAGTTGATAAAAATTCCGGAGTAGGGCTAAAGGTATCAGGAAATTGGAAAAAAAATAAAGTACCAGGAAAATATGAAATCTCAAATGGGATGAAAGAAATAATAGAAAACAAAATAAATATGTCAGAGGCATCAAGAATTAGAGCAACTGAGTTTTTTGATATAAAAAAATGGATTCTCAGACACAATAGTATTTTTGAAGAATCACTAGAGAAGATTTAA
- a CDS encoding DUF3122 domain-containing protein: protein MKKITKSNKNILSILLLKLFLILSFIFYPLKVFAEIAETEINGDLISASSEFLRDLDFETWQLVAYKSPLLEDELILRVIGYPGNLRIDHPTGLNVESGRKQWLLEDKTLLNVELANDGRQAAAEFDLDELVQNIDKNRPLRLSLSGVFSELPVPPFVVKEWRSLK, encoded by the coding sequence ATGAAGAAAATTACAAAATCAAATAAAAATATACTTTCAATATTATTATTAAAATTATTTTTAATCCTGTCCTTTATTTTTTATCCTTTAAAAGTTTTTGCAGAAATTGCAGAGACAGAAATTAATGGAGACTTGATAAGTGCTAGTAGTGAGTTTTTAAGGGATTTGGACTTTGAAACTTGGCAGTTGGTGGCTTATAAATCACCTCTTTTGGAAGACGAATTAATTTTAAGAGTTATAGGATATCCAGGAAATCTCAGGATTGATCATCCCACAGGTTTAAACGTTGAATCTGGAAGAAAACAGTGGTTATTAGAAGATAAAACATTACTTAATGTCGAATTGGCAAATGACGGCAGACAAGCCGCTGCAGAATTTGATCTTGATGAGCTTGTTCAAAATATTGATAAAAATAGACCATTAAGATTGTCCTTGTCGGGTGTATTTTCTGAGTTACCTGTTCCTCCTTTCGTTGTTAAAGAATGGAGATCACTGAAATGA